In the genome of Croceimicrobium hydrocarbonivorans, one region contains:
- a CDS encoding glycosyltransferase family protein — MISKKDKRLLVVSYYWLPDEGTGSFRISKFVKYLLQAGWEITILTASRSRGDDQQVPGLKVVRTDESLLQGESSKVNPSIFYAAKSNWRARIKVWLRLNIIIPDAKIFWYPKALSFGKKLIKENHYSAVLSTAPPPTTALVAKAIASSGDLPLISDFRDPWTNIYYYEDFPLGRIARYFNNRLEKSVLKASSDIICVNKGFFPGFEEEETKVHYISNGFDPDDFGKHQSDQSERSKKFTVSYFGSLKMNQVSPGFLAFIQNIPEGQLANLRFHFYGNVDQIARDSVLKVLPENLELVFKGTVPHDMAVQEMQKSDLLLLLVGMADRSKLVYSTKLFEYLNSAVPCLAFGHQDGAAAHVIKETNAGHLSSHQEYLPALQFLEERLADWKAGLEIKGASVEALDRFNFKKLSTQLENVILSRI; from the coding sequence ATGATTTCGAAGAAGGATAAGCGTTTATTAGTTGTTAGTTATTATTGGTTACCTGATGAGGGAACCGGTTCTTTCAGGATTAGCAAATTTGTAAAATACCTCCTTCAAGCTGGCTGGGAGATAACCATACTCACGGCTAGTCGTTCTCGTGGTGATGATCAACAAGTGCCTGGTCTTAAGGTTGTCCGGACGGATGAAAGCCTATTGCAGGGAGAATCCTCCAAGGTCAACCCATCTATATTTTATGCTGCCAAATCGAATTGGCGCGCTCGAATTAAAGTTTGGCTGCGTTTAAATATTATCATTCCAGACGCTAAGATTTTTTGGTATCCCAAAGCTCTTTCATTTGGAAAAAAGCTTATTAAAGAGAATCATTACAGTGCAGTACTTTCTACTGCCCCGCCACCAACCACGGCATTGGTTGCAAAGGCGATTGCCAGCAGTGGAGATCTGCCTTTGATTAGTGATTTTAGAGATCCTTGGACTAATATCTATTATTATGAGGATTTTCCATTGGGAAGAATAGCCCGCTATTTTAATAATCGCTTAGAAAAATCAGTCCTTAAAGCCTCCTCGGATATTATCTGTGTAAACAAGGGTTTTTTCCCAGGCTTTGAAGAAGAGGAAACAAAAGTGCATTATATCTCCAATGGCTTTGATCCCGACGATTTTGGGAAACATCAATCTGATCAATCTGAGCGAAGCAAAAAGTTCACGGTATCATATTTCGGAAGTTTAAAAATGAATCAGGTCTCACCGGGCTTTTTGGCTTTCATCCAGAATATACCGGAGGGTCAATTGGCAAATTTGCGATTTCATTTTTATGGAAATGTAGATCAAATAGCCAGAGACTCTGTTTTAAAGGTGCTTCCTGAAAATTTAGAATTAGTTTTCAAGGGAACGGTGCCCCATGATATGGCTGTTCAAGAAATGCAGAAATCCGATTTACTCCTGCTTTTAGTGGGGATGGCTGATCGCAGCAAATTGGTGTATAGTACTAAATTATTTGAATACTTAAATAGTGCTGTTCCTTGTTTGGCATTCGGTCATCAGGATGGGGCTGCTGCACATGTAATTAAAGAGACCAATGCCGGTCATTTATCATCTCATCAAGAGTATCTCCCAGCCCTTCAGTTTTTAGAAGAACGCTTGGCGGATTGGAAGGCAGGACTTGAGATTAAAGGGGCTTCAGTAGAAGCTTTGGATCGCTTTAATTTTAAAAAGCTCAGCACCCAATTGGAGAATGTAATTCTTTCTAGGATATGA